Proteins encoded in a region of the Clostridium butyricum genome:
- a CDS encoding carbon-nitrogen family hydrolase: MIIGIVQMDIEWEDIYRNMNKIENFVKEACEKKIELLLFPEMSLTGFTMDIDKHTFSEKEISNWISKIAVKYSMNIGIGFGVIVDEKGLNKYIIVSNEGNVIADYSKIHPFSYGGEDKKYHKGNEIISCVLEDINITPFICYDLRFPEIFQIASKKSELICVAANWPKERENHWITLLTARAIENQCYIAGINRVGTGDGIYYNGASMIIDPEGNILNEITSDEGIIKVDICKEKVINIRKSFSLKKDRREKLYRIY; this comes from the coding sequence ATGATTATTGGAATTGTACAAATGGATATTGAATGGGAAGATATATATAGGAATATGAATAAAATTGAAAACTTTGTAAAAGAAGCTTGTGAGAAAAAAATAGAACTGTTATTGTTTCCTGAGATGTCTTTAACAGGTTTTACAATGGATATAGATAAACATACTTTTTCGGAAAAAGAAATCAGTAACTGGATAAGCAAAATAGCTGTAAAATACAGTATGAATATAGGGATTGGGTTTGGTGTTATTGTAGATGAAAAAGGTTTAAATAAATATATAATAGTATCAAATGAAGGCAATGTTATTGCAGATTATAGTAAAATACATCCTTTTAGTTATGGTGGTGAAGATAAGAAATACCATAAAGGTAATGAGATAATATCATGTGTTTTAGAGGATATAAATATAACTCCATTTATATGTTATGATTTAAGATTTCCAGAGATATTTCAGATTGCTTCAAAGAAGTCAGAGTTAATATGTGTAGCAGCAAACTGGCCAAAGGAAAGAGAAAATCACTGGATAACATTACTTACAGCAAGGGCAATAGAAAATCAGTGCTATATTGCAGGAATAAACAGAGTTGGTACTGGTGATGGAATTTATTATAATGGAGCTTCAATGATTATTGATCCTGAAGGAAATATTTTAAATGAAATTACTTCTGATGAAGGAATTATAAAAGTAGATATATGTAAAGAAAAAGTGATAAATATAAGGAAATCTTTTAGCTTAAAGAAGGATAGAAGAGAAAAACTATATAGAATTTATTGA
- a CDS encoding sensor histidine kinase: MNKSSIGYSIKLISVVLLSTIISMIMRKLGIEKDSIMMVFLVGVLLVTVITKGYFYGAVASILSVLIFNYIFTVPVHTFEIYSTSDITLLLFFFISSIISSSLTSRIQKQAEIAEKNECTARLLCEITDNFSNITGKKNIVIQGISYIYNHTGCKSKVTLSDTNEIFYKDESIDESKCNMNKLNLDIHGINKKLGEIEIFFSEDNLSLENELLIKMVATQIGISLDRELIYYERENIRIEMEREHLRSNLIRGISHDLRTPLTAIVGASGVVMDNINKLPQETIKDLVKDINEEALWLNNLVENILNMTRIGEGKLVIKKQDEVVDDIVDESLRHISGLLSNRDVQVSLPKEVISIPVDGKLIVQVLINLLDNAVKYTDEKCTIYLRVFQKNDFVVFEIADNGEGINESIIDKIFDSFVSYSGKIVDGKRGMGLGLAICKAIINAHGGEITAGKSPEGGALFSFTLPL; encoded by the coding sequence ATGAATAAATCTAGTATTGGTTATAGTATTAAACTTATTTCGGTCGTGTTATTATCAACAATAATATCTATGATAATGAGAAAATTAGGAATAGAAAAAGATAGTATAATGATGGTATTTCTCGTTGGGGTACTTCTTGTAACTGTTATTACTAAAGGCTATTTTTATGGAGCAGTTGCATCAATATTAAGCGTATTAATTTTTAATTATATATTTACAGTACCAGTACATACTTTTGAGATATATAGTACAAGTGACATAACGTTATTGTTATTTTTCTTTATATCTTCAATTATATCTAGTTCTCTTACATCAAGAATTCAAAAACAAGCTGAGATTGCAGAAAAAAATGAATGTACAGCTAGATTACTATGTGAGATAACAGATAATTTTTCTAATATTACAGGTAAAAAGAATATTGTTATTCAAGGAATATCATATATTTATAATCATACTGGTTGTAAAAGTAAAGTAACTTTATCTGATACAAATGAGATTTTTTATAAGGATGAAAGTATAGATGAATCAAAATGTAACATGAATAAATTAAATTTAGATATACATGGAATTAATAAAAAATTAGGTGAAATAGAAATATTCTTTTCAGAGGATAATTTATCTTTAGAAAATGAACTTTTGATAAAGATGGTTGCTACTCAGATTGGAATATCTCTAGATAGAGAACTTATATATTATGAACGAGAAAACATAAGGATAGAGATGGAAAGAGAGCATCTTAGAAGTAATCTTATTAGAGGTATTTCTCATGACTTAAGAACACCATTAACAGCAATTGTGGGAGCTAGTGGTGTGGTAATGGATAATATTAACAAACTTCCACAAGAGACTATAAAGGATCTTGTAAAAGATATAAATGAAGAAGCTTTATGGCTCAACAATTTAGTTGAAAACATTTTAAATATGACAAGGATTGGTGAAGGAAAACTTGTTATAAAAAAACAGGATGAAGTTGTAGATGATATTGTAGATGAATCATTAAGACATATATCAGGTTTATTAAGTAACAGAGATGTTCAAGTGAGCCTTCCTAAAGAAGTTATATCAATACCTGTGGATGGAAAGCTTATTGTTCAGGTATTAATAAATCTTCTTGATAATGCAGTTAAATATACGGATGAGAAGTGTACAATATATTTGAGGGTTTTTCAAAAGAATGATTTTGTTGTATTTGAAATTGCCGATAATGGAGAAGGTATAAATGAATCAATAATCGATAAGATATTTGATAGTTTTGTTTCATATTCAGGAAAGATAGTTGATGGGAAAAGAGGTATGGGGCTTGGCCTTGCAATATGTAAGGCGATTATTAATGCCCATGGAGGGGAAATTACAGCAGGAAAGTCACCAGAAGGAGGAGCACTTTTTAGCTTTACACTCCCTTTATAA
- a CDS encoding phenylpyruvate tautomerase MIF-related protein, translated as MPFIGSKVTVKISPEKEEIIKKRLGKAIELIPGKSETFLMVGFEDEYKLYLAGEKLEKGAFVEIKVFGRASKEAFDKVTSEVCKIYEEELGIPQNKIYIKYEEVENWGWNGKNF; from the coding sequence ATGCCATTTATAGGATCAAAAGTAACAGTGAAGATTTCACCGGAAAAAGAAGAGATAATAAAAAAGAGATTAGGAAAAGCAATTGAACTTATACCAGGAAAAAGTGAAACATTTTTAATGGTTGGATTTGAAGACGAATATAAATTATATTTAGCAGGAGAAAAGCTTGAAAAAGGCGCATTTGTTGAAATAAAAGTATTTGGTAGAGCATCGAAAGAAGCCTTTGATAAAGTTACAAGTGAAGTATGCAAGATTTATGAAGAAGAACTTGGAATACCTCAAAATAAAATTTATATAAAATATGAAGAAGTTGAAAATTGGGGCTGGAACGGAAAAAATTTTTAA
- a CDS encoding response regulator: protein MNYSRILIIEDDKYILNFISLSLKTSGYNFQCASTGLEGLSLFYSNKPDIVLLDLGLPDSDGIEIIKSIREISECPIIVVSARGQEIDKISALDSGADDYVTKPFHMGELLARIRVVERKMNRDKIPVKDELFKCDYLTIDYEKRKVLVDDNEIHLTPIEYKLLTLMVANKGKVLTHNYILKEVWGYGENGDSKSIRVFMASLRRKIEKNTAKPRFILTEVGIGYRFADD from the coding sequence ATGAATTATTCGAGAATATTAATTATTGAAGATGATAAATACATATTAAATTTCATTTCTCTTTCATTAAAAACAAGTGGATATAATTTTCAATGTGCAAGTACAGGATTAGAGGGATTATCATTATTTTATTCTAATAAACCTGATATAGTTCTACTTGATTTAGGTCTTCCAGATAGTGATGGGATAGAAATTATAAAATCAATAAGAGAGATATCAGAATGTCCAATAATAGTAGTATCAGCAAGAGGGCAAGAAATAGACAAAATATCAGCACTTGATTCAGGAGCTGATGATTATGTTACAAAGCCATTTCATATGGGAGAGCTGCTTGCAAGGATACGTGTTGTTGAAAGAAAGATGAATCGTGATAAAATACCTGTAAAAGATGAACTTTTTAAATGTGATTACTTAACAATAGACTATGAAAAGCGTAAAGTTCTTGTTGATGATAATGAAATACATCTTACACCAATAGAATATAAATTATTGACTTTAATGGTTGCAAACAAAGGTAAGGTTCTTACTCATAATTACATATTAAAAGAAGTTTGGGGATATGGTGAAAATGGGGATTCAAAATCAATAAGAGTATTTATGGCGAGTCTTAGAAGAAAAATTGAAAAGAATACTGCAAAGCCACGTTTTATATTGACTGAAGTAGGAATTGGATATAGATTTGCAGATGATTAA